The stretch of DNA tgatggttgacaagaccactagtttcaagtaaaagggcaaggaaaagaaagggaacttcaagaagaatggcaagcaagttgccactcccatgaagaagcccaaagctagacccaagcctgaaactgagtacttctactgcaaaggaaatggtcattggaagtggaactgccctagatacttggcggataagaaggatgacaaagtgaacaaaggtatatttgatatacatgttattgatgtgtactttactagtgtttatagcaacccctcagtatttgatattggttcagttgctaagagtagtaactcgaaatgggagttgcaaaataaacaaagactagttgaggacgaggtgacgatgtgtgttggaaatgattccaaggttgataagatcaccatcgcaccactccctttaccttcgggattagtgttgaacctaaaataaatattatttggtgtttgcgttgagcataatatgattggatcatgtttactgcaatacggttattcatttaagacaaagaataattgttattctgtttacatgaataaaaccttctgtggtcatacacccaaggtgaatggtttattgaatctcgatcataatgatacacataatattgaagctaaaagatgcaaagttaataatgatagtgcaacctatttgtggcactgtcgttaggtcatattggtgtaaagcccatgaagaaactccatgatgatggacttttggaatcacttgattatgaatcatttgatgcttgcgaaccatgcctcgtcggtaagatgactaaaactccgttctccagaacaatggagcaagcaactgccttattggaaataatacatactgatgtatgcaatccgatgagtgttgaggctcgcggcgggtatcattattttctgaccttcacagatgatttgagcagatatgggtatatttacttgatgaaacataagtctgaaacatttgaaaagttcaaagaattccagagtgaagtagaaactcgttgtaacaagaaaataaaaaagtttctgcgatctgatcatggagaagaatatttgagttacgagtttggtcttcatttgaaacaatgcggaataatttcgcaactcacgccacctggaacaccacggcataatggtgtgtccgaacgtcataaccgtactttattagatatggtgcgatctatgatgtctcttaccgatttatcactatcgttttagggttatgcattagagacagccgcattcacgttaaatagggcaccatctaaatccgttgagatgacaccatatgaactgtggtttagcaagaaacctaagctgtcgtttcttaaagtttggggctatgatgcttatgtgaaaaagtttcaacctgataagctcaaacccaaatcggagaaatgcgtcttcataggatacccaaaggaaatagttgggtacactttctatcacagatccgaaggcaagatattcattgctaagaatggatcctttctagagaagaagtttctctcgaaagaagtgagtgggaggaatgtagaacttgatgaggtaattgtaccttctctcgaattggaaagtagttcatcacagaaatcagttccagtgattactacaccaattagtgaggaagctaatgatgatgatcacaaaacttcagatcaagttactaccgaacctcataggtcaatcagagtacggtccgcaccagagttgtatggtaatcctgttctggaagtcatgttactagaccatgatgaacctacgaactatgagaaagcgatgatgagcccagattccgcaaaatgtcttgaggccatgaaatctgagatgagatccatgtattagaacaaagtatggactttgattgacttgcccgatgatcggtgagtcattgagaataaatggatcttcaagaggaagacagacgctgatagtagtgttactatctacaaagctcgaattgtcacaaaaatgttttcgacaagatcaaggtgttgactacgatgagattttctcactcgtatcaatgcttgaaagtctgtccgaatcatgttagcagttgccgcattttatgaaatctggcaaatggatgtcaaaactgcattccttaatggatttcttaaagaagagttgtatatgatgcaaccagaaggttttgtcaatcctaaaggtgctaacaaagtgagcaagctccaacgatccatctatggactggtgcaagcatctcgaagttggaatatatgctttgataaagtgatcaaagcatattgttttatacagacttgcagtgaagcctatatttacaagaaagtgagtgggagcactacaacatttctgataaatatatgtgaatgacatattgttgatcggaaataatgtagaattttctggaaagcataaagggatgtttgaaaggaatttttcaaagaaagacctcggtgaagctacttacatattgagcatcaagatctatagagatagatcaagacgcttgatatattttcaatgagtacataccttgacaagattttgaagtagttcaaaatggaacagtcaaagaaggagttcttgcctgtgttgcaaggtgtgaagttgagtaaagactcaaaacccgaccacaacagaaaatagaaagagaatgaaaagtcattccctatgcctcagtcataggttctataaagtatgctatgctgtgtaccagtcctattgtataccttagcatgattctgacaagggagtacaatagtgatctaggagtagatcactggacagcggtcaaaattatccttagagtactaaggaaatatttctcggttatggaggtgataatagagttcgtcgtaaagagttacatcaatgcaagcttttgacaccgatctagatgactctaagtctcgatctagatacatattgaaagtgggagcaattagttagagtagctctaagcaaagcattgtagacatagaaaaattgcaaaatacatacggctctgaatgtggcagaccctttgactaaatttctctcacaagtaaaacatgatcactctttgagtgttaatcacatagcgatgtgaactagattattgactctactaaccctttgggtgttagtcacatggagatatgaagtaatcacataaagatgtgaactattgatattaaatcacatgatgatgtgaactagattattgactctagtgcaagtgggagactgaaggaaatatgccctagaggcaataataaagttattatttatttccttatatcatgataaatgtttattattcatgctagaattgtattaacatgAAACTTAGGCCCCGTTCGGCAGTCCTCCGTGGAGGGGAGCGCGCGGAGCGGGCCTTAACCAACTCTGCAAATTGTGGCCTTAATCTCCGGCACGGAGCCGCGGAGCGGAGGGAATCCGAACGGGgccttagtacatgtgtgaatacatagacaaactaagtgtcactagtatgcctctacttgactagctcgttaatcaaagatggttaagtttcctagccatggacaagagttgtcatttgatgaacgggatcacatcattagagaatgatatgattgacttgacccagccgttagcttagcacgatgatcgtttagtttgttgctattgctttcttcatagcttatacatgttcctatgactatgatattatgcaactcccgtttgccggaggaacactttgtgtgctaccaaacgtcacaacgtaaatgggtgattataaaggagctctacaggtgtctccaaaggtaaatgttgggttggcgtatttcgacattaggatttgtcactccgattgtcggagaggtatctctgggccctctcggtaatgcacatcactataagccttgcaagcaatgtgactaatgagttagttgcgggatgatgcattacggaacaagtaaagagacttgccggtaacgagattgaactaggtattgagataccgacgatcgaatctcgggcaagtaacataccgatgacaaagggaacaacgtatgttgttatgcggtttgaccgataaagatcttcgtagaatatgtaggagccaatatgagcatccaggttccgctattggttattgaccggaaatgagtctcggtcttgtctacatagttctcgaacccgtagggtccgcacgcttaacgttcggtgacgatcggtattatgagtttatgtgttttgatgtacctaaggttgttcggagtcctggatgagatcagggacatgacgaggagtctcgaaatgttcgagacgtaaagatcgatatattggaaggctatattcgaacatcggaaaggttctgagtggttcgggtatttatcggagtatcggagagttacaggaattcaccacggagtatatgggccttattgggatttagggaaaaagagagagaggaggctgcgcacccccaaggcctagtccgaattgggcTAGGGAGAGGGGCGGtgcccctccttccttctcttctcttttcccttttccttctctcctactcctactacttggaaggggggaggcatcctactcctggtgggagtaggactccccagggcgcgccatagtagagggccggccctccccctcctccactcctttatatacggaggagggggcaccccatggacacacaagttgacccGTTGATCTTTTTacccgtgtgcggtgcccccctcgaccataatccacctcggtcatatcgtagcggtgcttaggcgaagccctgcgtcggtagcatcatcatcaccgtcatcacaccgtcgtgctgacggaactctccctcgaagctctgctggatcggaattcgtgggacgtcaccgagctgaacgtgtgctgaactcagaggtgctgtacgttcggtacttggatcggttggatcatgaagacgtgcgactacatcaaccgcgttcccATAACGCTTCCgtttacagtctacgagggtatgtggatgacactctcccctctcgttgctatgcatcaccatgatcttgcgtgtgcgtgtgattttttttaaaattactgcgttccccaacagtagacGCCTCATGGAAAAAGTAGAAAAAAAGCTAAGCCGAGTGATGAAATGTGAGGAGAGAGAGAATCTGTGTAGAGTCCATCCAATGGTAGCCTCATATCCCTCCATTAGGGAGAGAAAATTCAAACTAGTACCTCAGCCTTTTCTACTAGGTGGATGGCATGGCTGCTCCCATAAATCATGCCCTTATTATCCATAAAATAGTCCTCACAATCGATAAAGGACACCGAGCCATGCCATTGATGGTTTTGAGGGGAGAAGTGCTCGCGCTTCTATGTTGAATTATGTTATTATAACTCGGAAGATACATGTAAAGACGCTCGCTAAGTTGTTTGACATTCATATGAATTGTCTTACAAATTATTCCAAAACCTCAAAAAAAATAGTCACAGATCCAAAAAATGTCCGCTTTTCCAAATTTTGTTCCTAGTTTCGGAAATTATTTCcatttttcaaaaaatgtttgcattTTCTATTTTCGTTCAGAATTCTATGAAAATTTCTTGTTTTTCAAAAATCATTCGCAAATTTAAAAATGTTCGTGTTTCCAAAAATTGTTCAAAATGACGAAGAATTTTGCTGTTTTTCAAAAATCTGTTCACAGGTGAAAACAATGTTCAACTCTATAAATAACTATTCGCAAATTTGAATATATGCCCGTGTTTAGAAAAATATACAGGTTTTCAAAACAAATTGTGTTTGAACTTTCAAAAATGTTTAGACCTGTCGTGGCTtataggccctgtttggttcagctGTGGATTTTTAAAAGCAGCTGTTAAAAATCTGATGTGAAAAGATGTAGGTCATTTGGCAAACCAGCTGATATAACTTTTTCAGATTTTGGCCCGTAACAAAATCAGATTTTTGGAAGCACGTCCTAGGTTGCTTCTGCTTTTGATTCAGATTTTGACAATGGATTTCTAAAATCGAATTCTGCTGAGTTTACCCTTTGGTTCAGATTCTACTACGCAGCAGGGGAATCCGTCAGATAAGAGCTGAACCGAACAGGGCATAGTACTTTCCTCGTTAGCTGCGTCATTTTACCGGAGAAGCTTTCGTGGTGCAATGGCTACAGAACTCGCTTTTTTTTGTAGAGCACGTTACAGAACTGTCGCtgctaatgggccggcccactagATCGCCCCTGTGGGAATTTCTCTTTCCCAATCCCCATCCCCTCCCCGTCTTCCCTCTCCCacaccggcggcggcggcggcgtaccctagcgaggaggaagagagaagaacccGACCGACCATGGCGACGATAGTGAACACCACGGAGGAGGAGCCGATGCTGGCGGTGGTGCGCTCCACCGCGCAGCTCGCCTGGGCCGACGCGGGCCCGGAGGTCGCCGACCCTGAGGTGGCCCGCCTCTGCGCCGAGGCGCAGCAGCACCTCCTCGCCGCCCGCTGGCTCGACATGGCCACCCTCATGCTCGCCTccgccgacctcctcctcctctcccccagCGCCCCCGACAAAGGTACCTCTCTCCGTCTCCATCCCCACCGGCTTCTTGTCCAATCGCGCCTTGCTTATCCATCCTACACTCGCTGCTGTCAGATCTCGAGTGCACCCTGACCGTCACCTGCAACCTCGTCACCAAGGCCGGATCCGAGGACGAGGCCCTGGAGATCGCCAAGCTCATCTGCGCCAAGCTCACCCACCAGCCGGCCGACAAGACCACGCTGCGCATCAAAGTCCTCTTCAGCCTGTACAACCTGCTTCCGAGCCTCTCCGGCAAGGCCTTGGTCTACAGGAAGGCGCTCGAGCTCGCCGCCACCGCCGGGAAGGCCGCCGCCGACTGCGTCGTCCCCACTTTCAAGAACATCGATGCCTTTGTCGCCTACTGGGGCATCGGCAAGCCGGAGCAGAGGGAGCTGTTCCTTGCTGTCACCAGGATTCTTAAAGACCACAAGGGGTGCGGCCCTTTGCTTCCAAGTTCCTTGCATTTATTTTTTAGCCAGTGTGTAAGTAACATGGCGGCAAGATTGTTGTATACTGACACGATCCGTTCTtgttatgatgatgatgattgtCAGCATGACCAAGGACTACTTCAAGTTTCTGAACAAGTACCTGGCCACGTTCGATGGATCGGGTGATGATGCTGATGCAATCGGTGCGGCAAAGGAAGAAGCTGCTGCAGCAATTGTTGAGTTTGTCAAGTCATCTGACCTCTATCAGGTACTTTTATTACATCTCCGTCTTAGGGCTTGTGTTCGTGTCATAATGCATCGCTTTCTCCATACCAGAAACATGCCATTCTCCAATCATGTCACCAAATGTGAATTTGGTTATGACAGTCAAATATCACTATATTAGATGTAAGAAGACTAAAGTTATCTGCTCGCACTAGCCTGCAAATGTTAATCTTGTCAACCTTAAATATTTCTGGTTACTACCAGACCGAGCCAAGCCAAAATTGTGACAAGATGTCCCTTACAAGCTTTCTTCTTTTGGTTTGATGGATTATTGCTTCCACAAACTTGTGCCGCTATGCATTGCATTGCCCAATTCCTCTGCTACTGCTTTGTATGTCGTTGTGCCTTGTATGCCAACAGTAGGTTCTGAAATTCTTGAGGGATTTATTTAGCAAGTTTTAACCCTGGCAAACTATACATGTGGTTTAATGCCAGTTAAAAATCTAGCACTGGCTGCATACCTTACCTTATATGCTGTATGTATTGATGGAAATATGCTTATTGCAGTGTGACCTGCTCGATATGCCAGCTGTTGCACAGCTCGAGAAAGATGACAAGTATCAGCCAGTTTACGAGTTACTGAAGATATTCCTTACTCAGAGGCTCGAATCCTATTTAGCGTTTCAGACTGCTAACTCTACCTTGCTGCAAGGATATGGTATGTTCTGGTGAGCCAATGCTAGCAATACTACATTGCTTCAAGTTTTGGATATCTAATAGTGGACCATTTACAGGACTGGTTCATGAGGAGTGCATAACCAAAATGCGTCTCATGTCCCTGCTTGATCTGAGTGGCCATTGTTCTGGGGAAATTCCTTACTCTGCAATTACAAAAGCCCTTGAGGTAATCGGCTTACCTTGCCTTCCTATTGTTGTTCACTTGATTTAATGTTACATTGACTTTTTTAATTCTTTGTTAGATCAATGATGATGAGGTGGAATATTGGATTGTGAAAGCAATTTCATCAAAGATTTTGGACTGCAAAGTTGACCAGCTTAATCAATTGGTCATTGTCAGGTATTCATGTCCACTAGACTTTCTTGGTCCATATTACAGTGTTATCCTTTCCTTTTTCGTTAATACTTGTTCTGACATGTAATTTCAGCCGGCATACTGTGAGGGTCTTTGGGATGCCACAATGGCAGAGTCTACGTTCAAAGCTTGGAGTGTGGAGGGTAAGCCTCTCACAATTACCTCCTCTCAAATTTGCAGTAGAAAATTTCAGCTGCAAACTAGTTCAAACATGCATAGCTTTCCGATTTCCCGATGAATGTCAGATGTGTAACTCGTACAGTGACCTAGAGAACTTTTAGGTGCTTACCGAGCAACTAATACAGTTTCCTCTTAAAATTCTGCTACAGGGAAACATTGCAAATGCTATCAACACAATCCAAGCTAACAAGGTGACTGAAGATGGCGGGCAGGGGATGCAAGGATTGATGATCCGCTGATCGGAGGGGACTCCCCAAATTGAGACTATAGTCTATGAGATTAGATGAGCAATCTTATTGTATTAGACATCTTGTAATCCGAAATACTTCTACCACATGATCATGCTGGCTTTATCCTGGTTTGCAGCGGCGTGCTAAGCAATCTCATGTTGCATGAATTTTGTAGTCAAAAGCCATGCTTGAAGTCAGCTGTTACTCGTTTACACACATATTCCTGATTGTTCGTACTGGATGCCTGTTTATCATGATAATTGTTTCTTCTCCAAGTTTTGGCTTTGGAATTATGGAGAATTTGTATCTTGTTTTTTTATCAAGTAGCTGGTGTTTTATCTGGATGTGCTTTGCCATCCTAGAAAGCAAGCATGCAACCTGTCGGTGACGACGGACCTTGAGACAAGTGCAACTTTTGAATAGAAAATTCACACAAAAATAAATATGAACGACACCCAAAGAGGGTCGCTTAATATCGATACACAATTGTTGTCTAAACTCTAGAAAATAGCTTAGAGGTTGTTTGGATACGATTTAGTCttatgactaaaagtagtgggactaaaacttgctagcATCATGCATGCTTGGATTCAAATACTAAAAAGACTAAAATCAAGTAAAAGAAAGGAGTTAAATGAGGAGAGAGTattaatccacattttagtagagGTACCCCTAAcaaaaaaatttagtctcaaaactagttttagcccctctttagtcaggggtgcttggaactttagcctcttaaaaaaactatttttaatcagactaaaataagtacattgtatccaagcaccctcttaatTCTTTTACATGGCCGGCCTGGCCTTTTATTGTGCACGCAGGCACAAGCAACGTGAGTTGAGATCCTAACCTGGAGATAACTACAGATTTATTACCTTAAACTAATTTTAATCGTGCCCATGAAGGGCTAACGAGGCGGCGTGTGGAGGTTGGGAGCGGCTATAGGTCAGTTGACTGACTTTTTTTTGTCAGTCAACTGACCCAAACTCGTTTCAGTCGAATGGCTACAGTTCAACATGCTCCTGTGATTGACTGACCCAAACTCGTTTCAGTCTACTGACTTTTTTGATTGACGTATTTACTGAATCCCAAGCCCAACATGCTCCTGCGCCAGTGGACTCCCTGACCCGTCTATTACCCTTGAGGAAGAAAGAATATTAAAAAAAACCTGAACATTGATAGTACCCTTTAAGAAGAAAGGCAATAAAAACCACGCAATGGTAAAATCTGCACGCAATTTACACAGAAATTGTTTTTTGTTATAATATGCAAAAATAAAGGTATTACCAttaaagaaataaaataaaataaaattaaaatgaaaatgaaaaaatAATGATTTTTTCTAGGGAAGAATAAAACTCTTTAAGAAGAAAGATAATAAAAATCAAAAACAAAATAATGAAATTTTCTACGAAAGATTGAAaccctttaagaagaaagaaaataaaaaaacaaaaacaaaataatgaagttttctagggaagAATGAAaccctttaagaagaaagaagaaaaatgaAAACAAGTACAAAATAATGAAGTTTTCTATGAAAGAATGAAACCCTTAAAAAACAAATACAAAAACTAAACTAAAACAAAACAATAAAGTTTTCAATGTAATAATAAAACCCTTTAAGAAAacgaaaatataaaaacaaaaaCCAAAACAAGCTAATGAAGTTTTGGGAAATTaaacccttagaagaaacaattttttaaaaaaaaaacttGCACACAAGTATGCCCTCAAATTGCACTTTTCTAATATGCCAAAAATAAGCACATATAGTGCAATTTTTGCTTCTACTATAATTTACGCACATGGTGTATCATACCTACGAGTATACTTACTTACAAACACACCCAAAAATTATAAGAATAAATGAAgttgtggggaccccgactcataagtcgtgatcaccgaatgcacgtgtacagtgatcccagagatcaatgctcactgaacacacagaagctgaataacaagagtcttacatccatacataccgtattacacaagtaggaccattatggtcaagtcttgagtatcACATCGCaacggaaatcttcgtcgataacttggacccatgccacctgccttaaccctacaggcattctgactaggaagcgtcctagctcgcatgttcgtcaccgaggtactcttcttcatatcatgttctttcatgcctggccaataaaataaccagtggcaagccaatgagtactttgaatgtactcgcaagcaacccatgttttggttcaaggtactacaatgcatgatataggtatttttttgttgttgcggaaagctagtttttgagtgcaatgacatgttcaacaactcgtaagacatgcatcaggagaattcaagtaaccaagaggacaggttacagatatcaacacaaagggagtgggctccaacccaactcatccatgtcaagtcctttgacttgacccaagtagttcttcccacacacactggtttgtaaacaagtggacgtagctcaagagcggttacccaactgtccttgaccgtggacacggctattcgaatagttttacactctgcagaggttgcacactttacccacaagatccggggaacttccgtgtcatccacgacccgcggtacctcaagtacccggggtaagcacccgatcactatctttccctagacgacactaacatggagtccactcgattggtagtaacccccgtgcccaacatttcacaacttaaaattgtggagcctcgctcccatattcatcacataccactggcacggggcaccaacggtgtgtccggtgccccataaaaatgttcttagccgccctacctggcacgaccccgtcccgagagagagcaccaactctcccccgtcactagtaatgcgggctccaagctagtatcggcctaggtaatcaataatgccctttcccatacaagggtagagtggttgcgcatgtaaggttggaataacggtcgcaacttaaaccaatccgttttgaaaaacaacacacacacttgcctcagtacaccacttcgtcatcaagtggttacccaactcatcatctcccccgggcataagtggcacccaatgggggttttcgaaaagtcttttgaaaatactttgtctccatcaccatgcatatacccgtcacttttgcgtagcactacttagcatcctatctactcccaccggcataaccctcataaggaggtagggtcatgcacaatgcaagtatcaacgtgttggaaatatgccctagaggcaataataaaagcattattattatatttccttgttcatgataattgtctttattcatgctataattgtgttatccggaaatcgtaatacatgtgtgaataatagacaccaacatgtccctagtaagcctctagttgactagctcgttgatcaacagatagtcatggtttcctgactatgaacattggatgtcattgataacgagatcacatcattaggagaatgatgtgatggacaagacccaatcctaaacatagcataagatcgtatagttcgtttgctagagtttccaatgtcaagtatcctttccttagaccatgagatcgtgtaactcccggataccgtaggaggcctttgggtataccaaacgtcacaacgtaactgggtgactataaaggtatactacgggtatctccgaaagtgtctgttgggttgacatggatcaagactgggatttgtcactccgtatgacggagaggtatcactgggcccactcggtaatgcatcatcataatgagctcaaagtgaccaagtgtctggtcacgggatcatgcattatggtacgagtaaagtgacttgccggtaacgagattgaacgaggtattgggataccgatgatcgaatctcgggcaagtaacataccgattgacaaagggaattgtatacggggttgcttgaatcctcgacatcgtggttcatccgatgagatcatcgagaaacatgtgggaaccaacatgggtatccagatcccgctgttggttattgaccggagattcgtctcggtcatgtctacatgtctcccgaacccatagggtctacacacttaaggttcggtgacgctagggttgtagggatatgtatatgcagtaacccgaatgttgttcggagtcccggatgagatcccggacatcacgaggagttccggaatggtccggaggtaaagaattatatataggaagtactatttcgggcatcgggacaagtttcggggtcaccggtattgtaccgggaccaccggaagggtcctgggggtccaccgggtgggcacatgggctgtagggggtgcgccttggcctacatgggccaaggg from Triticum urartu cultivar G1812 chromosome 3, Tu2.1, whole genome shotgun sequence encodes:
- the LOC125546165 gene encoding eukaryotic translation initiation factor 3 subunit M-like, with the protein product MATIVNTTEEEPMLAVVRSTAQLAWADAGPEVADPEVARLCAEAQQHLLAARWLDMATLMLASADLLLLSPSAPDKDLECTLTVTCNLVTKAGSEDEALEIAKLICAKLTHQPADKTTLRIKVLFSLYNLLPSLSGKALVYRKALELAATAGKAAADCVVPTFKNIDAFVAYWGIGKPEQRELFLAVTRILKDHKGMTKDYFKFLNKYLATFDGSGDDADAIGAAKEEAAAAIVEFVKSSDLYQCDLLDMPAVAQLEKDDKYQPVYELLKIFLTQRLESYLAFQTANSTLLQGYGLVHEECITKMRLMSLLDLSGHCSGEIPYSAITKALEINDDEVEYWIVKAISSKILDCKVDQLNQLVIVSRHTVRVFGMPQWQSLRSKLGVWRGNIANAINTIQANKVTEDGGQGMQGLMIR